Within the Phaseolus vulgaris cultivar G19833 chromosome 9, P. vulgaris v2.0, whole genome shotgun sequence genome, the region TTTTTTTGGTAATGTTTCTTCCTCTTATATATgccatttattattatttttttctgtgtATCTTTCTTAAGTGATTGATGCTCCTCAATTAAAGTGATCTTAAATTAcatgttttcttcttttcatgaATAGAGATAGTTTTGCATTCTTTTGGGTTTATAGATAATCAGAGACGGTAATAAAATAAGAGAGAAATAAAtacacaaaataattaaaattggaacaaaaaaataaaattgatattttgttGGTTCTGATTGAAATTTGCACTATTGTTCAGTTGCAGTTGCTACATGCTCCTAAAAGTTTGAATTGctgaatctttttttttttttacttttataataacTGATAAAAGTACGCAACAATTTCTAATTAGATGGTTAAGAGTgtataaaaaaactatatttcatacaaaatgttaagaatacattttttaatgtaCTTTTTATAATACATTATTAACTGCTCACTAGACATGATTAAAAATACACAACTATGTTTTACTCCTTATTAAATATATCTCATGgtaattttaatatcttttaagaCATTTTAAGTGATAAAAAAGTGTCTTACATTATTCAAAAATTCGGGTGAacaataatatgaatattttctttctttaatcaatcaaaatgtttttttgaatataatattgaagAATTAGACACGgataatatttcaaatttgaTTATGAGTATAATCTTAGTTGAAGTAAGAAGATTATTTGAAGAGATTTAgtatatgactttttttttattgaatactTGGAAGTAATGAGAGGATTAATAAGAGGTATCTTGTTAAGTAAAAGTGTGTGTAGTTGCATACATTTCACACCACATGTCGACATTCCTTTGGCTTTTTTACacctctctttctctcactgTCCCTCTCACATTCACATCGACTTTGACCTGTTGCCAGCCACCGGCATCTCTTTTATCTCTACTCCAATGGCGACCCCACCCCTTCACTCTCTTCAtccatcatcttcatcttctaaAACCCTCTTTTTCTCACCACAATAAGCTTAAATAACCTTTCCTCTCCTTTCatttccttcttttccttcccTCAAACCCTAATCCACTCCTCCTCGTAATTTACGCCTTCCTTTCCCACCCCTAATATTATGCATCATTATTAAGATCTATATGCAtactttcctttttcctttttccagAAGCCCGCTTTCCCAATTGGATTTCGTGAAAACTTTATCTCCATACACGTAATTTAGTGTTCAAGTTCCACTCTTCTTATACTATTTCAAACCATTTCTTCTTTAGTGTTTCTTTTTTTGTTCAAGCAATGGATTCTGGTAACAGTGGAAGCATCTCTTCTAGCGATGAAGAATACGATTCATCACACGCTGATCCATCCTTCCTCAATCATTTCGGTTCCATCTCCCACCCCCAACCATCCCTTGTTCCTTCTCACCCCTCAATGTTTGATCTCTCCTCAAGCTACCTCCATGCTCTCTCACAATCCAACCCAAACCAAAACCCCCACAATTCCTTGTTAAACATGAATTCCCATGCCCAAAGATCTGAGCCCAATTGCACTCTCCCTGAAAGCCTGCCATCTTCTTCATCAGCTACACCAACAATAAACCAATGCTTGTCGGGTCCTCAACCCCTTGGCCACGACAACATTAGTGCAAGACAACTCTCGTCACCACCAAAAACCAGCAACCTCGTACGCAACTCCAAGAAACGAAGCAGAGCTTCAAGGCGTGCACCCACCACCGTTCTCACCACCGACACCACCAATTTCAGATCCATGGTTCAAGAGTTCACTGGAATCCCTGCACCTcctttttcaccttccttctccCGCCGCCTCCCTCTTCGCTCAAACTCTTTGCTTTCAACTTCTTTAAGGTCCTCGTTACACAACAACACCACCATCAATCTTTCTCCTGATAATAACCCCATTAACTACCAACTACTTCCTGATCTATCTTTACCCTATCAGACCCCAGAGAATATCATGCAACACCACCCTATTCCCACATTCCACCCCTCTTATTCTCTTCAACCTCTTGTCCCTGCAgggtttggtgcaaagtctttaTTCATGCCCGCACTTGATGCGCATGATCTGGTGGTTGCACAGGGTCATGAACACGTGGTATCTGAGGGCATGCTTCTGAGGGGTGTCGGTGACGGTGATTGTAGAGATGGTGGCAACGTTGGAGGGGGGAGAAGAGACTCGTTTAGGTGCTTGGATGGGAACAACTATGGTGGCTGCAAGCTCAACATCTCGGTTTCTGCGTCGAGCAGCATGAACCACGAGAAGAACTTGGATAATGGTAATTCCCCTAGGGAAGGTGCCGTGGAAGCGTGGATTTGTTCTTCTCATCAATAGGATCCCGCGTGTGAGAGAGTAAACAGTATACTCAACAGGTGAATCATTGCAGCGTGGAATTTCATACACTGCAATGAATTAAGAGTGTCATGATGATGATGTTGATCCTAGTGGTGTAGTGTTGGTGGTTAGCATTTGCAGCtatcattttttcttttgttttgttttttgctttaattttttttatattgttgaaAGTATAGGTAGATAGGGTGAGATTAATTTAATTACATAGTATAAGGAGTAtactatatatacatatactcCTGTTATTTGTATGTACTTTGATGCTCGTGTTATCTTTTCTTTAGTGTTGGGATCtaaaactaatattattaatggaATATTAGTTTCCCCAACCACATGATCGTACGCATGATTAGATCCCGTTATTTAATAATATCTCTATACTAAAAGTATATATAATGATAATcttattatgaataataatgataatggtGATGATAATTTATCATCTTCATTAGGGTTGCAGAGAGACTGTAACTAAAATACTACTGATGATGAGGAAAAAATGTATAGCTCAGTAATGAAATTATTTGTGCTTTCCCTTAGTAACTATGACAGTAAAtgccaataaaaaaaactatgacAGTACTGTGAGATATACCATAAAAGATATAGTCATGCatttcttttttaacaagttgaTTTTACCAtaaaagttagaaaaaaaaacctaGTACAGGGTGTGCTAAAGTCCAACGTATAATGTCtcataattttataacataCGTGTGATATAGAGTGCAGTTGTTGTTATATATGGTCATCAGTCATTAGAAATGactaaaatttgtttaaatttcaaaattaagttAGTTCAAATGGAGACAATTTTATACTGTAAGGATTAACTACTTTGTAAGTTGATGTGGTAGTCTCTAAAGTATTGTATTTAACCTAAGATCAAATCTGAAACCGAATATATTCTGATACGAGACTAAAAATAAATTGgatttaattaaacttttagAAGGCTAATTTAAAGAAAAGGTTCTTTATAATGATTGTTAATTAGCTTCGTTTTTAGTCATCTTGgcattattcaataaaaaaaagttaattgcATTTGCATGCGAGAGAACATAAGGTGTTAACTATATtacatgaatattttaaaatttaaacaaattaaaataaaaattttcagAAGATAATAGAAATAGAAGATTCATTATTATCATTGCCAATTTAAATAGATTAAAGTATAACAACGTTAAGAAATaaatcatgaaaaaaattaaatcaagactgatcatttttataaaaagggtatatcaaaattcaaaacattaaaactaaattcaaacTAGGATTATTTATGGCTATAAGAttcttcaattttaatttatttagaacCAAGGACAAAAagtattaagattaaaaaataaaagaaaataaaatttaaatttaaaaagtagTATTGTAAAGAAATAAATAGCTATACACTggaaaaatagaattaaatattttaaaagtaaaagaccttaaattatttttacaaatcCCAAGCATCTTTTGTTAGAGGCAATATGTtgaaattgaataaaataattatgtatCATGGAATTCTTTCATCAAAATTGAACGGTTGCATATTCAAGACTCCAAAAATTCTAAGTCTGAGATTACTAAGCCAAATCCGTTCACATATTTATTAGTACAAAAGAGATTACATGAATCAAGACAacgaaaacaaaaatattttttattacaaaaataataactCAAAGGGATATGGAGATTATAAAATCTTGGACGATTGATTATACCGGTGGAACCCTTTTCTACTTATTGCTTtggaaaacataaaaaaaaaattaagaagccTACGTTGTTTGTAAACAAAGAAATGGTTGTTGGATTGAGTTTTGCCATGAACTACGAAGCAGCTATGATAATGGTATTTAGAaatgaaagtaaaaaatattttaacgtactataaaataatatggcttccatatttatttataatttataagttgttatattttaataaaagtgtGTTTGCATGTTAGCATTTATTAACGGTAATAAGGACTCTCTTTGTGATTGTGGTCCAAATGCCTACACTTTTTTAATTTGGCAACAGATACTTTCTTGGTTTATGTAGGGAAGCCAGAGGAAAACGAAATCAAtctttatcttctttttcttcttgaaCATACACACGTTATATTGAAACAAAACTAATATATGAGTATAATTCAATTCACTAAGtggattaaattagaaaaattgTTCTATTTACTCTCTAGTTGTGATTTGTTAAGACTAAAATATCTATCACCTACCTCATCGAATTTCTTAATCGCAtaagactaaaataaaatttgcttTCTAAATAAGATTCATGGAGCTTATTATGCTaaattcttagtttttttttatcagcaaaaaataataaataatatatgtatTCTGGGAATACCTCAACTCTTATACAAGCAAGTCAACCTAAGACTTCAAACTCTCCAACACATAAGACAGAGTTTAAAATCAAAACAACCACCCAAGTCTTCCACTACCCCCACCTAATACTTTTTGATAGATTTCATGTAAACCAGCGGCTCAAGACACCAGTCAAAGTAAGAAAAACTAGCTAGACGAATTTTGGAGGAAACTCACGACCATACCTTCAATTTCACTATTGTGAAGATTTCAATGTGGTCTACCTCCCATTCCTAAAATCTTCTGATTTCTATGTCTCCACAATTCggttttttgaccatgatggggttatttttttttgtttttaccaaaatggggtctgttttaaaaaaattacaaatttaggcaagtcgtgcctaattgggacgacttcatatgcagaagtcgtcccaattaggcacgatttctgccatgtcatactaaagtcgtgccaacttggtacgacttctgccctgtcatactgaagtcgtgccaagttggcacgacttctgccctgtcatactgaagtcgtgccaagttggcacgacttctgccttgtcatactgaagtcgtgccaacttggcacgacttctgccacgtcataatttttttattttattgtttatatattgggtagtaagttatgtaatgttaaaaattaatttattctcatcattacgtgttctgtaaaatcattacttctcaaactatttattttgcaaattcacaacaataattctctatttattttccaaatataataatttttcatttatctatttatttccaaattcaataacaattttcttcattttttaattaatcaaataatcaagttattgtattacattactGTCAAACATGATACATACacaattatccaattttttgttccttaaaactaacactcttaaaaaattatgtatcaaattaatttttaacattacataacttactatccaatatataaacaataaaattttaaaaaaaaatatgacgtggcagaagtcgtgccaacttggcacgacttctgtatGACAAGGCAACCTCACCTTCTCATAAGATTTAGACCACACCTGCCAAGTTACTCTATGTACAAAAAAGATATGACGTTGTTTCCTCTACCTCCCCATGTAGACTACACATATTGCTTCCCGAACTTATCCCCTTTCTCTCTAGATTCTCTTTAGATGCAATCTTATCTTCCATGACCCTCCATGCTGCGAAATGAGATAATGGTAGTGCTTTTATCCTCCAAAAACATTCATATGTAGCTACCTCATCCCCCTGAACTTCCTCTTTAAGTATTATGTAAACAGATTTAACCGTCTTgacaaaaaacatatttatagcATATTTTGCACCtaatatcatttaattttacGAGTTAAATTCAAGTTCAAGTATAAAAGTAATAACATCACAACCACTTGtcaaattcaattcaattagccctaattattatattaacattcAAAATCAACTATGTTGAGTTCTTGAAATAGATATTTAAGAATATTTAGCATGAATGTGTTATCAATTAACCCATATATAAGATTAGAACACCACCTCTAACTTATAAATTCAAAGTAATGAATTTGTGAGTCTTCTTCATTAGAatctaaatttgatagcaaaagctttggtagctaattagatactaatttagaaactaatttagaaataaataaaaaatagtctctaaaatagtctctaatttagttaatatagcaactaattattttttgtttctaagattagtttctatttaatgattttcttatattgataatgttattttatatgataaaagactaaataaatgttatttgttgatttaaaaaatatcaatttttcattaaaagtggtattaatttaattttcatgatTAAAAACTGAATTAGTATTAGTATTAAAAGTCTTTATAAGTTATGCCACTTTATGTGTAGGGAGGGAAAACTaacgatattttttttaaatcactaAATTAATGTAATTTACTTATATGGTATTAATGAATGTTTTAAAGTGgtaagataaaaaattaatatttttttttattaataactatGGATAGaatgtattaataataattttttttttttacttttaactactattttaaaagaatttttcaacaattttcaGATAATTTTTCAAGATGGTATGTAACTATATTGTTCatcttatatgtttttaatgtatctttcgaagtaattaatttatttgtagagattaacatatttttaatgtatatgtAAAACGTATtagaattataaattaattgtaaatatttgtgcAATTTATGAGTTTTAATTGATAAATTTAAGCAATAATaaagtatatattaaaaatttcattttatgtTAATTCTTTCTTAAACGTTTTTCCTAAGTATTACCAACCATTTTCGTGGCTCCTTATTACCTGCTAACTCTATTATGAATTGATAATGCAATACGAATAGATAGATGTTGGACCACGTAACTACAAGTTAAAAGGAGGGTTAAGTGCAAGTCGTTCACATTGGCGGTTCAgtaatttattacattttttaaagaGTTGTAGcaaaatcatatataatttttaaaaatatgtttttagattacataaaattaatgaattttgaTTTTGGTTCCTATAAAAGAATTtcattataaaatttgttaattttttctttagtctttttataaaatatttgtatttcattGTCATTCCTCTAGAAATTTAAATCACTCCATTTGGTCTCTAATATTGATTAACATTAATTTACAAATATTGTAACAACTTGTTTTTAGGAGTATTAGactataaaattaaagttaatgaaaaatgataattatgttttaaataaaaaaaaattatatataaaaaccaaaacaattttattcttcatttatttaaaattattatctctctataattaaattttttaactttgattCACGTTATCTTTAAGTTTTCTTAAAGGTGATTtgatatcactacaagaaaatcataaaatagaaaccaatttttagataccaaaataattagttgtaatagtaactaaattagaggtcattttagaaaataaaaaaaattggtttctaaattagtttatattattgttaaatagtttctaaattgaatttttcttgtagtgagtgGAAGATGCTAGTCATCCTTGCAAAATTGTGTAATTCAATGGCTTGGACATTATTCTTATCACTACAAaacaatcatgaaatagaaatcaatttttagagaccaaaataattagttacaatagtaactaaattagaggccattttaaaaactaaaaaaaaatggtttctaaattagtttttattattgttaaatagtttctaaattgatttctaattaacaataatagaaactaatttagaaaccaactttttatttagtttctaaaatggtttctaatttagttactattgcaactaattattttggtttctaaaaattggtttctatttcatgattttcttgtagtgtatggaTGAGTTAAGTGAAAGTTGTGCCTTAAAGAAGATTTTTAAGGAGTTTAAACATTTGAATAGTCTTAATATGATTGAATATTGTATACATATATGTtgtagtttttgttttttttactaTGAAATATATATGTATTGTGTAAAGTTGGGCAGTTAAGTATATCTGAAATAAGACTTCTTAGCAGTTGGTCATTTATGTAGTTATTAATGGAGCAGAGTTTTGAAGGAACTTTTCTAAAGATGTTGGTTATGGGACACAAGAATATTAGTTATCTTGGGTCATGTAGGTTTAGTTTGTGGTCCTCTTTGTTAAACCTTCTTTTTGTAATAtgatttcatatttatttatttagtatttgctaataaaaaaacaagaaaatgaaaaagaatatagacttttgtttttgaaagatgtGGAAGaaatatagagaaaaaaatGGTAGTTTAAAGAATGGAACGCGTTTCCATTATTTTCGCAAAGGAAGgaaacacatttttttctcttttaaatttcTATTGACACTTTCTGCTTGAAGTTTAcatccttatttttttttattataatataagaaGCTATATATATCAAAGTCCAATCTTAAACATCTAACCCCTTTTAAACCCATTTATGTATACTTATACCAAATAATACAAAtactatatattataataaaaaaattatattattattataattaggAGAAACATATATACAGTAATGTTTGTGTGTTcacatgttattttattttaataaattaaaatttaatatttacgttcattttaatttatttttttgtttcaacaaaaatacgtatcattatttttatatttgacgagtgaattataatttgaatgaaaataatattaatatagattacaaatttttatgaaaatatgaaGAGCAAATTGTGAATAACAACGTTTAGTTATTTTAGTTAATGGATggtttatctttattttttattattactcgAATATGCAATAGAATGATAGTTTTGAGTTTCTAAATATTacgattttaaaatataattaaaataaagacataaaatatatattattattattattattgataataacaTAAGAAGATAACACACTGAGAGGACATGGTGAAATGGTGAAATGTGAGTGTAGCCATTTTAGAATGATTATGGCACATGCGAAGGTAGAGGAATGGAGAAAATTCTGTTCTATAGCAATGGTGATGACGTGCCATGAAAGAATAAGCAACTATAATCACTTTTGGACAAAACATATGTAAATGGTTCCACACTCTCATAACAAAATAATCTAACAGCTCCAGCATTAATAATTAGGAAAATTTTTGtttcatgttattttttatatttccgAGATGAAAATGAGAATATGCACTCATGATTCTTAAAAggtcataaaaaaaattatttctaagtATGTTTATTCATAACAAAATTACATCTCgtataaaatttattcatatacACAAGGTTGGGTAAATTATACTCTCATGAGAGGTTTTTTTTAACTTCCATTATTATGCTTatcatttctttaatttttattttaattaatttaaaatttgaaaagtagtcttaaaaatacaaaaaattaacaaaacgtacttttttttctatctaGAAATAATTTTCCGATCATACTCCTCCTGTGAATTACATTCTTGAGAatataaaatcttaattttaaacaaaacaCTTCCTATGGTTATGTTGatattatgtttaaaaataaCTCAATCCTACAAAAACTAGTTTCTGAGTTAAAAGATGTACACTGGCTATATAATGTACTTTAATTATATGTTTTCCAACTATATATCAAATTCAATGCAAATAAGtggttaattttaaaaatttcacaatttcattattttgcaTGCCGATATTTTCAGTTATACATGTGCAAAGCTTCGAGGCTCCAATaatttaacaaattttgttATAGGCACGTGTTACCAGTCAGTCATCTACTCTTATTTTAGTTTTCAAAGATGTTAATTGTATAATAGATTTTAtaacaaattttacaaaaatgtaaaat harbors:
- the LOC137822584 gene encoding uncharacterized protein, whose protein sequence is MDSGNSGSISSSDEEYDSSHADPSFLNHFGSISHPQPSLVPSHPSMFDLSSSYLHALSQSNPNQNPHNSLLNMNSHAQRSEPNCTLPESLPSSSSATPTINQCLSGPQPLGHDNISARQLSSPPKTSNLVRNSKKRSRASRRAPTTVLTTDTTNFRSMVQEFTGIPAPPFSPSFSRRLPLRSNSLLSTSLRSSLHNNTTINLSPDNNPINYQLLPDLSLPYQTPENIMQHHPIPTFHPSYSLQPLVPAGFGAKSLFMPALDAHDLVVAQGHEHVVSEGMLLRGVGDGDCRDGGNVGGGRRDSFRCLDGNNYGGCKLNISVSASSSMNHEKNLDNGNSPREGAVEAWICSSHQ